The following are from one region of the Leptolyngbya sp. 'hensonii' genome:
- a CDS encoding DUF2605 domain-containing protein, whose amino-acid sequence MLNFHSSESDLLKAVLVPLLEDFQYWFERSQKLLEAHEIQFLGSEKQRDLLSRVKQAQQEVHTIQMLMQATEGQVGVETGVLIPWHQLVTECWQVAIRFRSEDPPE is encoded by the coding sequence ATGCTTAATTTTCATTCTTCGGAGTCAGATCTACTCAAGGCAGTTCTCGTCCCGCTATTGGAGGATTTCCAGTATTGGTTCGAGCGATCTCAAAAGCTTCTGGAAGCCCATGAGATTCAGTTTCTCGGTTCTGAAAAGCAACGCGACTTACTATCCCGGGTTAAGCAGGCCCAGCAGGAAGTTCATACTATTCAGATGCTGATGCAGGCAACAGAAGGTCAGGTGGGGGTAGAGACTGGAGTCTTAATCCCCTGGCATCAACTGGTGACTGAATGCTGGCAAGTAGCCATCCGATTTCGTTCAGAAGACCCTCCCGAATAG